The following coding sequences lie in one Komagataeibacter sucrofermentans DSM 15973 genomic window:
- a CDS encoding biotin/lipoyl-containing protein → MDLTHVRRLIDLLATAPVTELEVEEGGCRIRITRGGGAQPEVAPSAPPAGVAPAPVAATPQAAPPVAEEAVIAAPSYGVFHLSPAPGAPPFITVGQDVQAGQEVGLVEAMKVFNAVRAGQAGKIAAVLVEDGTEVEAGTPLFRLA, encoded by the coding sequence GTGGATCTCACGCATGTCAGGCGGCTGATCGACCTGCTGGCCACGGCTCCGGTCACGGAGCTGGAGGTCGAGGAAGGCGGCTGCCGTATCCGCATTACCCGTGGCGGCGGTGCGCAGCCTGAGGTTGCGCCATCCGCCCCGCCCGCAGGAGTGGCTCCCGCGCCCGTAGCGGCCACGCCACAGGCTGCGCCGCCGGTGGCGGAGGAGGCGGTCATTGCCGCCCCGTCCTATGGCGTGTTCCATCTCTCGCCCGCGCCGGGCGCGCCGCCGTTCATAACGGTGGGGCAGGACGTGCAGGCAGGGCAGGAAGTGGGCCTGGTCGAGGCGATGAAGGTGTTCAACGCCGTCCGTGCCGGGCAGGCTGGCAAGATCGCCGCCGTGCTGGTGGAAGACGGCACCGAAGTGGAGGCAGGGACCCCCCTGTTCCGGCTGGCATGA
- the accC gene encoding acetyl-CoA carboxylase biotin carboxylase subunit → MSETPRFNRVLIANRGEIALRIQRACRQLGLETVAVYSEADADSRHVHEADVALCIGPAAAARSYLDPDGLLLAARLTGAQAIHPGYGFLSENADFADVVEKAGLTFIGPTGASIRMMGDKITAKRAMREAGVPCVPGSDGPLPADMDAVKAIALDVGFPVIVKASGGGGGRGMRVVERVADLAQAVTLTAKEAEQAFGNPTLYLERFMQKPRHIEIQVLCDTHGTALWLGARDCSLQRRHQKVLEEASAPGIAPETIAEIGERCAEACRRIGYRGAGTFEFLYEDGVFAFIEMNTRVQVEHPITEETTGIDIVAEQLRIAQGQRLGIAQADIGLRGHAIECRLNAEDPFTFMPSPGTITRWDLPGGPGIRVDTHVVAGYTVQPYYDSLIGKIISYGATREQAIARMRVALAEMKVEGVSTNIALHQDLLADPAFARGGVDIHYLERWLAQRTAS, encoded by the coding sequence ATGAGTGAGACCCCACGTTTCAACCGGGTGCTGATCGCTAATCGCGGCGAGATCGCACTGCGCATCCAGCGCGCCTGCCGCCAGCTCGGGCTGGAGACGGTGGCGGTGTATTCCGAAGCCGATGCCGACAGCCGCCATGTGCATGAGGCCGATGTTGCGCTGTGCATTGGCCCCGCCGCCGCAGCCCGCAGCTATCTCGACCCCGACGGGCTGCTGCTCGCCGCCCGGCTGACCGGGGCGCAGGCCATTCACCCCGGCTACGGCTTCCTGTCGGAAAATGCTGATTTTGCCGATGTGGTGGAAAAAGCGGGCCTGACCTTCATCGGCCCGACCGGGGCTTCCATCCGCATGATGGGCGACAAGATTACCGCCAAGCGCGCCATGCGTGAGGCGGGCGTGCCCTGCGTGCCCGGCTCGGACGGGCCGCTGCCCGCTGATATGGACGCCGTGAAGGCCATTGCGCTCGATGTCGGCTTTCCGGTCATCGTCAAGGCATCAGGTGGTGGCGGCGGGCGCGGGATGCGCGTGGTCGAGCGTGTGGCGGACCTGGCACAGGCCGTAACGCTGACCGCCAAGGAGGCCGAGCAGGCCTTTGGCAACCCGACGCTGTATCTTGAACGCTTCATGCAGAAGCCGCGTCATATCGAAATTCAGGTTCTGTGCGACACCCACGGCACCGCGCTGTGGCTGGGCGCGCGCGACTGCTCGCTACAGCGCCGCCACCAGAAAGTGCTGGAGGAAGCATCCGCCCCCGGCATCGCACCCGAAACCATTGCCGAAATTGGCGAACGCTGCGCCGAAGCGTGCAGGCGTATCGGCTACCGTGGCGCGGGCACGTTCGAGTTCCTGTATGAAGATGGCGTGTTCGCCTTTATCGAGATGAACACCCGCGTGCAGGTCGAGCACCCGATTACGGAAGAGACAACAGGCATCGACATCGTGGCCGAGCAGCTGCGCATTGCCCAGGGCCAGCGGCTTGGCATCGCGCAGGCGGATATCGGGCTGCGCGGCCATGCCATTGAATGCCGCCTCAATGCCGAGGATCCGTTTACCTTCATGCCTTCGCCCGGCACCATCACGCGCTGGGATCTGCCCGGTGGCCCGGGCATCCGGGTCGATACGCATGTCGTGGCGGGCTACACGGTGCAGCCTTATTATGACTCGCTTATCGGCAAGATCATCAGTTACGGCGCGACCCGTGAGCAGGCCATTGCCCGCATGCGGGTGGCGCTGGCGGAAATGAAGGTGGAAGGGGTGTCAACCAACATCGCCCTGCATCAGGACCTGCTGGCCGACCCCGCATTTGCGCGTGGCGGCGTGGATATTCACTACCTTGAACGCTGGCTTGCGCAAAGGACAGCCTCATGA
- a CDS encoding biotin/lipoyl-containing protein has translation MNNRSEQLVPHFDRLPEPEQIGQMATWLAQAGLESLELCNEAAGLKLRIRVGQAAPAATAPHALPAAQPDAGGGLVAVKTPYFGHLCLTHPQRDAAFAPVGAKVAQGDIVALLTLDSLQVPVPAPVAGTVAEVTGQAGALVGYGAAIMQIQPD, from the coding sequence ATGAACAACCGGTCCGAACAGCTGGTGCCCCATTTTGATCGGCTGCCAGAGCCTGAACAGATTGGCCAGATGGCGACATGGCTGGCGCAGGCCGGGCTGGAAAGCCTGGAACTGTGCAACGAGGCGGCGGGGCTGAAGCTGCGGATCCGCGTGGGGCAGGCAGCACCTGCTGCAACAGCCCCTCATGCCCTCCCGGCAGCGCAGCCTGATGCCGGGGGCGGACTGGTAGCGGTGAAAACACCGTATTTTGGTCATCTGTGCCTGACTCATCCGCAACGCGATGCCGCTTTTGCTCCAGTCGGGGCCAAGGTGGCGCAGGGCGATATTGTAGCGCTCCTGACACTCGACAGCCTGCAGGTGCCCGTTCCCGCACCGGTTGCGGGCACGGTTGCCGAAGTGACGGGGCAGGCTGGCGCACTGGTCGGATATGGCGCCGCAATCATGCAGATCCAGCCTGACTGA
- the pxpB gene encoding 5-oxoprolinase subunit PxpB translates to MIGTRAMLFEAPGDFTMAHQRRVWALMDAAQARPDVCELIPGVTNLMLIFSAPPDSPQAVADWLCHAWNTLPERHIEGKLFEIGVRYGGALGEDLAAVCAHSGLSPQDVISIHHGSEYTVCAIGSAPGFGYLHGLDPRIATPRKTVPSLNMQAGTVIIGGMQAGISALTGPNGWNSIGFTDLRVFDPYKQPPALFAVGDRIRFYPESIEL, encoded by the coding sequence ATGATCGGCACACGCGCCATGCTGTTCGAGGCGCCGGGTGATTTCACCATGGCCCACCAGCGCCGGGTCTGGGCATTGATGGACGCAGCACAGGCGCGGCCCGACGTGTGCGAACTCATTCCCGGCGTGACCAACCTCATGCTGATCTTTTCCGCCCCGCCCGACAGCCCGCAGGCGGTGGCGGACTGGCTGTGCCATGCCTGGAACACCCTGCCCGAGCGGCACATCGAGGGAAAGCTGTTCGAGATCGGCGTGCGCTATGGCGGCGCGCTGGGCGAGGATCTGGCTGCGGTCTGCGCCCATTCGGGCCTGTCGCCGCAGGACGTCATTTCCATCCATCACGGTAGTGAATACACGGTCTGCGCCATTGGCAGCGCGCCGGGCTTTGGCTACCTGCATGGCCTTGACCCCCGCATCGCAACGCCGCGCAAGACCGTGCCATCGCTGAACATGCAGGCGGGTACCGTCATCATCGGCGGCATGCAGGCTGGCATTTCCGCGCTGACAGGACCGAACGGGTGGAATTCCATCGGGTTTACCGACCTGCGCGTGTTCGATCCGTACAAACAGCCCCCTGCCCTGTTTGCCGTTGGCGATCGCATCCGCTTTTACCCCGAAAGCATCGAGCTGTGA
- a CDS encoding LysR substrate-binding domain-containing protein, producing MDIRRLQAFIKIIDLGSISRAADLLNIAQPALSQQLATLENAFKQKLVIRSKSGVTPTTAGAELYRHAQTLTKQFDRAMVEISQGSGPLVGKVSVGLSPYSAGSTLSVKLLQLVRERLPNITLHLTESFDDIYSELIMTGRLDMAVIHGAGPIKGVIFTPLMKEEFFLLAPHDLEFPQNEKGAVQLADIADIPLLLPPKHNFVRKSVDMAFIRKQLEPRIVAEIEALITLQGAIEQGIGSTILPWSVASRIVVPGKSRIFPLHNPVIQEDVSLCIPEIIPETEASVAVRELLIDLAKTMAASHNWPGAQPFG from the coding sequence TTGGATATACGCCGACTACAGGCTTTTATTAAAATTATCGACCTTGGCAGCATTTCGCGTGCGGCTGACCTGCTCAATATTGCCCAGCCCGCATTGAGCCAGCAACTGGCCACACTTGAGAATGCTTTCAAGCAGAAGCTTGTCATCCGCAGCAAGAGCGGCGTAACCCCCACCACCGCCGGGGCGGAACTGTACCGGCATGCCCAGACCCTGACCAAACAGTTCGACCGGGCAATGGTTGAAATCAGCCAGGGGTCAGGCCCGCTGGTGGGCAAGGTCTCGGTCGGGCTATCTCCCTACAGCGCTGGGTCCACGCTTTCGGTCAAGCTGCTGCAGCTCGTGCGCGAGCGCCTGCCCAACATTACCCTGCACCTGACCGAAAGCTTTGATGACATATACAGCGAACTGATCATGACCGGGCGGCTGGACATGGCGGTGATTCATGGCGCAGGCCCCATCAAGGGCGTTATTTTCACACCGCTGATGAAGGAAGAATTCTTCCTGCTCGCGCCACATGACCTGGAATTCCCCCAGAATGAAAAAGGCGCCGTGCAGCTTGCTGACATTGCCGACATTCCCCTGCTGCTGCCGCCCAAGCATAATTTTGTCCGCAAAAGCGTGGACATGGCCTTCATACGCAAGCAGCTTGAACCCCGCATCGTGGCCGAAATCGAGGCGCTGATTACCCTGCAGGGCGCCATAGAGCAGGGCATTGGCAGCACCATCCTGCCCTGGTCCGTTGCCAGCCGCATTGTCGTGCCGGGCAAGTCGCGTATCTTTCCGCTGCACAACCCCGTCATTCAGGAAGACGTTTCGCTCTGTATTCCCGAAATCATTCCCGAGACCGAGGCCTCGGTAGCGGTGCGTGAACTCCTCATTGACCTCGCCAAGACCATGGCCGCCTCACATAACTGGCCGGGCGCCCAGCCTTTCGGCTGA
- a CDS encoding aspartate ammonia-lyase, with amino-acid sequence MINMPAPARDGATCTLTGQASPVAAESGQSGPRVERDMLGEVTLPPGVLWGVHTRRALDNFPISGTTIGSFPELVQGLAIVKQAAARANLALGYLDPTRANAIDAACQQILQNPAYRAQFVVDAMQGGAGTSTNMNANEVIANVALGLLGEKPGTYSVLHPNDHVNMAQSTNDVYPTALRLGLLLAVDPLVAALDGLHAALDEKAEAFDAILKVGRTQLRDAVPMTLGQEFGAFRSSVAEEIRSIKAHAAAFEQVNLGGTAIGTGLNTDPRYAPAVMAELRSLTGRPMSSSPDLIEATSDVGAFVLFSGALKRLALKLSKMSSDLRLLSSGPRTGIGEIVLPAVQAGSSIMPGKVNPVIPEAVNQVAYLVAGHDLTVTMCADGGQLQLNPFEPMIGYCLFTSIKTLRAAIETLTTRCISGICADRARCQYLFDLNIGIITALVPVLGYDICSAIAKRALAEDRKVTDLIVEDRLLSPEQLAALLQPDALTRPNIGRGAL; translated from the coding sequence ATGATTAATATGCCCGCTCCGGCGCGAGATGGCGCGACCTGCACCCTGACGGGCCAGGCCAGCCCTGTGGCAGCGGAGAGCGGGCAGTCCGGCCCCCGTGTCGAGCGCGACATGTTGGGCGAGGTCACGCTGCCCCCCGGCGTGCTATGGGGCGTGCATACAAGGCGCGCGCTGGATAACTTTCCCATAAGCGGCACCACGATCGGCAGTTTTCCCGAGCTGGTGCAGGGGTTGGCTATCGTCAAGCAGGCAGCGGCGCGGGCCAACCTTGCGCTGGGCTACCTCGACCCCACGCGCGCCAATGCCATTGACGCCGCCTGCCAGCAGATCCTGCAAAACCCCGCCTATCGCGCGCAGTTTGTGGTGGATGCCATGCAGGGTGGGGCAGGCACGTCGACGAACATGAATGCCAACGAGGTCATTGCCAATGTCGCCTTGGGGCTGCTGGGGGAAAAACCGGGCACCTACAGCGTGCTGCACCCCAATGACCATGTCAACATGGCGCAGTCCACCAATGATGTTTATCCCACAGCGCTCCGTCTTGGCCTGCTGCTGGCTGTCGATCCGCTGGTGGCGGCCCTTGATGGGCTGCACGCGGCGCTGGATGAAAAAGCAGAGGCGTTTGATGCCATCCTGAAGGTTGGCCGTACGCAGTTGCGCGATGCCGTGCCCATGACGCTGGGGCAGGAATTCGGGGCATTCCGCAGTTCTGTGGCGGAAGAAATCAGGAGCATAAAGGCCCATGCTGCAGCCTTTGAGCAGGTCAACCTGGGCGGTACCGCCATTGGCACGGGGCTGAATACCGACCCGCGCTATGCCCCCGCTGTCATGGCGGAACTGCGCAGCCTGACCGGGCGGCCCATGAGCAGCTCGCCCGACCTGATCGAGGCGACATCGGATGTGGGTGCTTTTGTGCTGTTTTCGGGCGCGCTCAAGCGCCTCGCGCTCAAACTGTCAAAAATGTCCAGCGACCTGCGCCTGCTGTCGAGCGGGCCGCGCACGGGGATAGGCGAAATCGTGCTGCCAGCGGTGCAGGCCGGGTCTTCCATCATGCCGGGCAAGGTCAATCCCGTCATACCCGAGGCAGTTAATCAGGTGGCTTATCTGGTTGCGGGTCACGACCTGACCGTTACGATGTGCGCCGATGGCGGGCAGTTGCAGCTCAATCCGTTTGAACCGATGATTGGCTATTGCCTGTTTACATCGATCAAAACATTACGCGCCGCTATCGAAACCCTGACCACGCGCTGCATCAGCGGCATTTGTGCTGATCGGGCGCGGTGTCAGTATCTGTTTGACCTTAATATCGGCATCATTACAGCCCTGGTGCCGGTGCTGGGTTACGATATCTGCTCGGCCATTGCCAAGCGCGCACTGGCTGAAGACCGCAAGGTGACGGATCTGATCGTGGAGGACCGGCTGCTTTCGCCCGAACAGCTTGCGGCCCTGTTGCAGCCCGATGCGCTGACCCGCCCCAATATCGGGCGTGGTGCGCTCTGA
- a CDS encoding SDR family oxidoreductase — protein MSNQPYRTALVTGASSGIGAQIVRRLAQEGIEVHALARDAARLEQLSQETGCVVHAVSVSDQAGIEALVKGLEIDILVNNAGQSRTGNITNTTPEDIDALVDVNLRAVLQLTRLVVAGMIERDRGHIVNITSIAGHYAFAGGNTVYHATKAGVHSLSQQLRCDLFGRRIRVTEVSPARCETEVFGRLIGNMEEAKKRFFDEYESLLPEDIANSVAFAVMSPQRMNVSFMEVLPTMQVVGGLNFAKKTSGAA, from the coding sequence ATGAGCAACCAGCCGTATCGTACCGCCCTTGTCACTGGCGCATCTTCTGGCATTGGCGCGCAGATCGTGCGCCGCCTGGCGCAGGAAGGGATCGAGGTTCATGCCCTGGCGCGTGACGCGGCCCGGCTGGAGCAGCTGTCGCAGGAAACCGGCTGCGTCGTGCACGCTGTCAGCGTGTCCGACCAGGCCGGGATCGAGGCGCTGGTCAAGGGTCTCGAGATCGACATCCTGGTCAACAATGCCGGGCAGTCGCGCACGGGCAACATCACCAACACCACGCCTGAGGATATCGATGCGCTGGTGGACGTGAACCTGCGCGCGGTGCTGCAGCTGACCCGCCTCGTGGTGGCCGGCATGATCGAGCGTGATCGCGGGCATATCGTCAACATCACCTCCATTGCGGGCCATTACGCCTTTGCTGGGGGCAACACGGTCTATCACGCCACCAAGGCAGGCGTGCATTCGCTCTCGCAGCAGCTGCGCTGCGACCTGTTCGGCCGTCGCATCCGCGTGACCGAAGTCTCGCCCGCGCGTTGCGAAACCGAGGTGTTCGGCCGCCTGATCGGGAACATGGAAGAGGCGAAGAAGCGATTCTTTGATGAATATGAGTCCCTGCTGCCCGAGGATATCGCAAACTCCGTCGCCTTCGCCGTCATGTCGCCGCAGCGCATGAATGTCAGCTTCATGGAAGTGCTGCCGACCATGCAGGTCGTGGGTGGGCTGAACTTCGCCAAAAAGACATCCGGCGCGGCGTAA